A single Vigna radiata var. radiata cultivar VC1973A chromosome 8, Vradiata_ver6, whole genome shotgun sequence DNA region contains:
- the LOC106771825 gene encoding uncharacterized protein LOC106771825 isoform X3, with product MPPEPLPWDRKDFFKERKHERSESLGSVARWRDSSHHRDFNRWGSADFRRPPGHGKQGGWHLFSEDSGHGYAISRSSSDKILEEDSRPSISRGDGKYGRSSRENRGPFGQRDWRGHSWEPSNGTVNLPRRPQDMNNDQRAVDDALGYSSHPHSDFVNSWDQHHLKDQHEKIGSVNGLGTGSRSDRENSLGDWKPLKWTRSGSLSSRGSGFSHSSSSRSMGAADSHEEKAELQQKSAAANESHSGEAAACATSSVPSEDTASRKKPRLNWGEGLAKYEKKKVEVPDASANKDGPVLSASITEPCNSLSTSLVDKSPKVIGFSECASPATPSSVACSSSPGMDDKLFGKTTNVDNDVSNLTCSPAPLSENNLQRFSFNLEKFDIGSLNNLGSSIIELVQSDDPTSVDSGPMRSNAINKLLIWKADISKVLEMTESEIDLLENELKSLKSESGVTCPFAVSLGSQMVGSGEKSFEGHVGVSDQVTRPVPMNIVDDANTEKVPFSTNLHSVHENVKEEDIDSPGTATSKFVEPLPVSCGAGGGYVNFSQDLDSVPSAAVKYLIPCTARKDVIVPCVDGKTSLEVNDSMDILCGTIISSNKESANKASEVFDNLLPKDCCKIGRMGTSSDTCNQTLIREKFVEKKRFARFKERVIALKFRALHHLWKEDMRLLSIRKCRPKSHKKNELSVRTTCNGNQKNRSSIRSRFPFPAGNHLSLVPTSEIINFTSKLLSESQVKVQRNTLKMPALILDEKEKTISKFVTSNGLVEDPLAIEKERSLINPWTPQEREIFMEKFAVFGKNFRKIASFLDHKTTADCVEFYYKNHKSDCFEKLKKQDVGKLGKSFSAKTDLVASGNKKIRAGSSLLGGYGKVKTSRVEDFIEKSGSFDILGDERETAAAADVLAGICGSLSSEAIGSCITSSVDAVEGSRDRKFLKVNPLYKLPFTPDVTQDVDDETCSDESCGEMDPTDWTDDEKAAFLQAVSSFGKDFAKIARCVRTRSQEQCKVFFSKGRKCLGLDLMRPIPENVGSPVNDDANGGESDTDDACVVETGSVVGTEKSGTKTDEDLPLYGTKTFNDESNPVQARNLSAELNESKGTDGTEVDIEDANVVSDACAIDIDSKLGCDGSIFALCGSVSGQTTVIMSDRTEIRRDKATKLISVPDTSSEPCEINSFVEDRMVVSEVSSGRPGNELERQRVSSPRCLDERDSKQEADSGVIVDLKSPVHILSTMVNAPVSSFGNSSSGLSSSTENKNVPIGQPHTSLLSVDEHQASSNSFLQNPVASDIQCEKTASQDRLSSTCDIQVRNDEQPPITGNSSDHVDTGSILQGYPLQAPIKKEMNDDMNCSSSAAELHILSQKIEQPDDQTKKLQSLDSDKTSRNGDVKLFGKILTNPSSAQKPNVGAKGSEENGIHHHKFSKPSGVKFAGHNADGNLKILKFDCNDYVGLENVPMRSYGYWDGNRIQTGLSSLPDSAILLAKYPAAFSNYPTSSAKLEQPSLQTFSKNNNERLLNGSNAVIDYQMFRRDGQKVQPFMVDVKHCQDVFSEMQRRNGFETISSLQQQSRGVMGMNGVGRPGILVGGSCSGVSDPVAAIKMHYSNSDKYGGQSGSIAREDESWGGKGD from the exons ATGCCGCCTGAACCATTGCCTTGGGATCGAAAGGACTTCTTCAAGGAGAGGAAGCACGAGAGGTCTGAGTCGCTTGGGTCAGTCGCCAGATGGAGGGATTCCTCGCACCACCGCGACTTCAATCGCTGGGGATCCGCAGATTTTCGCAGACCGCCAG GGCATGGTAAGCAGGGCGGTTGGCACCTGTTTTCTGAGGACTCAGGTCATGGGTATGCAATTTCTCGGTCAAGCAGTGACAAGATCCTGGAGGAAGATAGTCGGCCCTCGATTTCACGAGGTGATGGGAAGTACGGCAGGAGCAGTAGGGAAAATAGAGGACCCTTTGGTCAGAGAGATTGGAGAGGGCATTCGTGGGAGCCCTCCAATGGTACCGTAAATTTACCCAGAAGGCCGCAGGATATGAACAATGACCAGAGGGCTGTGGACGACGCCCTAGGATACTCTTCTCATCCACATTCCGATTTCGTGAACTCTTGGGATCAGCATCATCTTAAAGACCAGCATGAGAAGATAGGTAGTGTCAATGGGTTGGGAACTGGCTCCAGAAGTGACAGAGAGAACTCTCTGGGTGACTGGAAGCCGCTTAAATGGACCCGTTCTGGAAGCTTGTCTTCTCGAGGCTCGGGTTTTAGCCACTCAAGTAGCTCAAGGAGCATGGGAGCAGCGGATTCGCATGAAGAGAAGGCCGAGTTGCAACAGAAAAGTGCAGCTGCTAATGAGTCACATTCAGGGGAAGCAGCTGCTTGTGCGACATCTTCTGTGCCATCTGAAGATACGGCTTCTAGAAAAAAGCCAAGGCTGAATTGGGGCGAGGGACTTGCAAAGtatgagaagaaaaaagttgAGGTGCCTGATGCAAGTGCAAACAAAGACGGTCCTGTCTTGTCTGCTAGTATCACCGAACCTTGCAATTCCCTCAGTACCAGCTTGGTTGACAAAAGTCCAAAAGTTATAGGATTTTCTGAATGTGCATCTCCTGCAACTCCATCTTCTGTCGCCTGCAGTTCCTCTCCTG GTATGGATGATAAATTATTCGGAAAGACTACAAATGTAGACAATGATGTTAGTAATTTGACTTGTTCACCCGCTCCTTTGTCTGAAAATAATTTGCAGAGGTTTTCCTTTAACTTAGAGAAATTTGATATTGGCTCCTTGAATAATTTGGGTTCTTCAATTATTGAGCTGGTACAATCTGATGATCCAACTTCTGTAGATTCTGGTCCAATGAGGTCCAATGCAATTAATAAGTTACTGATATGGAAAGCTGACATTTCAAAGGTGTTGGAGATGACTGAATCTGAAATAGATTTACTTGAAAATGAACTGAAGTCGCTGAAATCTGAATCTGGTGTTACATGTCCATTTGCGGTATCCCTGGGCTCCCAGATGGTAGGTAGTGGTGAAAAATCCTTTGAAGGACATGTTGGAGTCTCTGATCAGGTCACCCGGCCGGTACCGATGAATATTGTTGATGATGCCAATACAGAGAAGGTGCCATTTTCAACTAATTTACACAGTGTTCATGAAAATGTAAAGGAAGAGGATATTGATAGTCCTGGAACAGCTACTTCTAAATTTGTTGAGCCTCTGCCTGTTTCTTGTGGTGCTGGAGGAGGATATGTTAATTTCTCCCAGGACTTGGATTCTGTTCCATCCGCAGCTGTGAAATACTTAATTCCCTGTACTGCTAGGAAAGATGTTATTGTACCTTGTGTTGATGGCAAGACTTCTTTGGAGGTAAATGATAGCATGGATATTTTATGTGGTACAATTATTTCTTCCAATAAGGAATCTGCCAACAAAGCTAGTGAGGTGTTTGATAATTTATTGCCCAAAGATTGTTGTAAGATTGGGAGGATGGGAACCAGCAGTGACACATGCAATCAGACCTTGATTAGGGAAAAGTTTGTTGAGAAAAAGCGATTTGCTAGGTTTAAGGAGAGAGTTATTGCACTTAAGTTCAGAGCATTGCATCACTTGTGGAAAGAAGATATGCGTTTACTTTCTATCAGGAAATGCCGAccaaaatctcacaaaaagaatGAACTAAGTGTGCGAACTACCTGCAATGGTAACCAGAAGAACCGATCATCCATTCGATCACGTTTTCCCTTTCCTG CAGGAAATCATCTGAGCTTGGTTCCAACATCAGagattattaattttacaagCAAACTGCTTTCAGAATCTCAAGTTAAAGTGCAGAGGAACACTTTGAAGATGCCGGCATTAATTTTGGATGAAAAAGAGAAGACGATTTCAAAGTTTGTAACTAGTAATGGGCTGGTTGAAGATCCATTGGCTATTGAGAAGGAAAGGTCTTTGATTAATCCTTGGACACCACAAGAGAGAGAAATTTTCATGGAGAAATTTGCTGTCTTTGGAAAAAATTTTAGGAAAATTGCTTCTTTTCTTGACCACAAGACAACTGCTGACTGTGTTGAATTCTACTACAAAAATCATAAATCTGATTGTTTTGAGAAACTTAAGAAGCAAGATGTTGGTAAGCTGGGGAAGTCATTTTCAGCTAAAACTGACTTGGTGGCATCAG GTAATAAAAAAATCCGTGCAGGAAGCTCACTTTTGGGTGGCTATGGTAAAGTAAAGACGTCGAGGGTTGAAGACTTCATTGAGAAATCAGGCAGTTTTGACATTCTTGGGGATGAAAGAGAGACAGCTGCTGCAGCTGATGTATTGGCAGGTATATGTGGTTCTCTTTCATCAGAGGCTATTGGTTCCTGCATAACAAGTTCTGTCGATGCAGTAGAAGGTAGCAGGGATAGGAAGTTCCTGAAAGTAAACCCTTTATACAAGCTGCCCTTCACACCAGATGTTACTCAGGATGTTGATGATGAGACTTGTTCAGATGAGAGTTGTGGTGAAATGGATCCTACAGACTGGACTGATGATGAGAAGGCTGCCTTTCTTCAGGCCGTATCTTCTTTTGGGAAAGACTTTGCCAAAATAGCTCGGTGTGTTAGGACAAGGTCCCAAGAACAGTGCAAAGTTTTCTTCAGCAAAGGCCGCAAATGTCTTGGATTAGATCTCATGCGCCCAATACCTGAAAATGTTGGATCCCCAGTGAACGATGATGCAAATGGGGGTGAGAGTGACACTGATGATGCATGTGTTGTGGAGACAGGCTCAGTGGTTGGAACTGAAAAGTCTGGCACTAAAACAGATGAGGACCTGCCTTTGTATGGAACAAAAACATTCAATGATGAGTCCAATCCTGTGCAAGCTAGGAACCTGTCAGCAGAATTAAATGAATCAAAGGGGACTGATGGGACAGAAGTCGATATTGAAGATGCAAATGTGGTTTCTGATGCATGTGCAATTGATATTGATTCTAAACTGGGCTGTGATGGTAGTATATTTGCCTTGTGTGGTTCTGTCAGTGGACAAACAACTGTAATCATGTCGGATAGAACAGAAATTAGAAGAGATAAAGCTACTAAATTGATATCTGTTCCAGATACAAGCAGTGAACCATGCGAGATTAATTCTTTTGTTGAGGATAGAATGGTGGTTTCCGAGGTCTCTTCGGGAAGACCTGGTAATGAATTGGAGAGGCAGAGAGTGTCTTCACCCCGATGTCTTGATGAGAGAGATAGTAAACAGGAAGCTGATTCGGGTGTCATAGTTGATTTGAAAAGCCCTGTGCACATTCTAAGCACTATGGTAAATGCTCCCGTCTCGTCATTTGGAAATTCCTCTTCAGGATTGAGTTCTAGTACTGAAAATAAGAACGTACCCATTGGACAGCCTCATACCTCTCTGTTGTCTGTGGACGAACATCAAGCatcttcaaattcatttttacaaaatccTGTTGCTTCTGATATTCAGTGTGAGAAAACAGCTAGCCAAGATCGACTATCTTCTACCTGTGATATTCAGGTTAGAAACGATGAGCAGCCCCCTATTACTGGGAATTCATCAGACCATGTTGATACCGGAAGTATTCTCCAGGGCTATCCCTTGCAAGCTCCCATTAAGAAGGAGATGAATGATGATATGAACTGTAGTAGTTCAGCAGCAGAATTACATATTTTGTCCCAGAAGATTGAACAGCCTGATGATCAAACCAAAAAATTACAGTCGTTGGATTCAGATAAAACATCCAGAAATGGTGACGTCAAACTTTTTGGGAAGATACTAACCAATCCTTCATCAGCACAGAAACCTAATGTGGGTGCTAAAGGTAGTGAAGAAAATGGTATCCACCATCATAAGTTCAGCAAACCTTCTGGTGTGAAATTTGCCGGACATAATGCAGATgggaatttgaaaattttgaagtttGACTGTAATGATTATGTTGGCCTTGAAAATGTTCCCATGAGGAGTTATGGTTATTGGGATGGAAACAGAATACAGACTGGTCTCTCTTCTTTGCCAGATTCTGCTATCTTGCTAGCAAAGTATCCTGCAGCCTTCAGTAATTATCCCACATCTTCTGCCAAATTGGAGCAACCGTCATTGCAAACATTTTCCAAGAATAATAATGAACGGCTCCTAAATGGAAGTAATGCCGTGATTGATTATCAGATGTTTAGAAGGGATGGTCAGAAAGTGCAGCCATTTATGGTAGATGTGAAGCACTGCCAGGATGTATTCTCTGAGATGCAGAGAAGAAATGGTTTTGAAACAATCTCAAGTTTACAGCAGCAGAGCAGGGGAGTAATGGGAATGAATGGGGTTGGCAGACCGGGGATTCTGGTAGGAGGATCGTGCAGTGGTGTCTCAGATCCTGTGGCAGCAATCAAAATGCATTATTCCAATTCTGACAAGTACGGTGGTCAGTCTGGGAGTATTGCGAGAGAAGATGAATCATGGGGAGGGAAGGGGGACTGA